The Episyrphus balteatus chromosome 4, idEpiBalt1.1, whole genome shotgun sequence genome includes a window with the following:
- the LOC129918809 gene encoding uncharacterized protein LOC129918809 yields the protein MKVKVCIAILALLALTVRESDGSVKGEPKESDNGGSLVVALEEVKTSKSNITDTNDSQKSQNNKHKRGIFHYGNYGTGAALGWPGQYASVYGYNLQLPPQGVHLARGFPSAVHSHPGLHGYPVAHGIPTGYGLPALHGVHGYSAVQPFPGIQTLHGVHSHGIQSFHGVPSVHAVQPDHGVHAIHPAHPVTHGVPAVHGVSAGVPAVQYPWQFKSHTPSHGHGTPFVLKPGGAVVSSFNVNYPQHHHHQHIPTGVAFPGVAASIPVTPVAAPIPVTPVAAAIPVAPARPAPPVVPSIPVVSSVPHSPVIPSFPSQPNFPVFVQVVPPKPTFTTPIGPAVPPQQFFPNVGVLPLQPLQPSRPQRPSGGSAEASPQIPSSQLPPSPTQQPWRPVLNPQQPHQPQQPQFPQQPQVPQQPQFPQQPQFPQQPQFPQQPQFPQQPQQPPTTVSTTPDLNRPSITLLPPFVSRPQSGEGILPEQIPNNNNNPQSQGYHYGIGESVQPSLLDGLTDEEIQGAIAQANFQAQLHQNSNNNNNNLGYQY from the exons atgaaagtaaaaGTTTGCATAGCCATTTTGGCTTTGTTGGCATTGACAGTGCGTGAAAGTGATGGTTCCGTAAAAGGAGAACCAAAAGAAAGTGACAATGGTGGTTCATTGGTAGTGGCGCTTGAAGAAGTTAAAACTTCAAAGTCCAATATTACCGATACCAATGAttctcaaaaatctcaaaacaaCAAACATAAGCGTGGAATATTTCATTATGGAAATTATGGAACAGGAGCTGCATTAGGATGGCCTGGTCAATATGCATCGGTTTATGGATATAACCTTCAATTACCACCCCAAGGAGTACATCTTGCACGAGGATTCCCATCAGCAGTGCACAGTCATCCTGGTTTACATGGTTATCCGGTTGCTCATGGTATTCCCACAGGATATGGTCTGCCTGCTTTGCATGGAGTGCATGGTTATTCCGCAGTACAACCTTTCCCGGGAATACAAACTTTACATGGTGTTCATTCCCATGGGATTCAATCTTTTCATGGAGTTCCGTCAGTTCATGCAGTACAACCAGATCACGGGGTTCATGCCATACATCCAGCTCATCCAGTAACTCATGGAGTGCCAGCTGTTCATGGGGTATCAGCTGGAGTACCAGCAGTACAATATCCATGGCAGTTTAAGTCACATACCCCATCGCATGGCCATGGGACACCTTTCGTTCTGAAACCTGGTGGTGCTGTAGTTTCATCATTCAATGTGAACTATCCACAACATCATCACCATCAACATATTCCAACTGGTGTAGCATTCCCAGGTGTTGCTGCATCGATTCCCGTGACTCCAGTTGCAGCACCAATTCCTGTAACTCCTGTTGCCGCAGCTATACCCGTAGCACCAGCAAGACCAGCTCCACCAGTTGTCCCATCAATTCCCGTGGTTTCTTCTGTACCACACTCACCAGTTATTCCATCTTTCCCGTCACAGCCAAACTTCCCAGTTTTTGTTCAAGTAGTTCCACCAAAACCTACTTTCACAACTCCAATTGGACCCGCTGTACCACCACAGCAATTTTTCCCCAATGTTGGCGTTCTTCCACTGCAACCCCTTCAACCTTCTCGGCCACAAAGGCCATCAGGAGGAAGCGCTGAAGCTTCACCACAAATTCCATCTTCTCAACTACCTCCATCTCCTACGCAACAGCCATGGCGGCCAGTTTTAAATCCACAACAGCCCCATCAACCTCAGCAGCCTCAATTTCCACAACAACCACAGGTTCCACAACAACCACAATTTCCACAACAACCACAATTTCCACAACAACCCCAATTTCCACAACAACCTCAATTTCCACAACAACCTCAACAGCCTCCAACAACAGTTTCAACTACTCCCGATTTAAACAGACCATCAATAACACTTTTGCCACCTTTTGTTAGCAGACCACAAAGTGGCGAGGGTATTCTGCCAGAACAAAttcccaacaacaacaataacccACAATCACAAG GCTACCATTATGGTATTGGAGAAAGTGTGCAACCAAGCTTGTTAGACGGTCTAACAGATGAGGAAATTCAAGGAGCTATTGCTCAGGCTAACTTTCAAGCACAACTGCATCAGAAcagcaacaacaataacaacaacctaGGCTATCAGTATTAG
- the LOC129918808 gene encoding basic salivary proline-rich protein 1-like isoform X2, translating to MYFFKYGLLVLTLVTWFAKSSSFDYDYEDEHGDREKRTLILGVIFKNLLLQQALARNNMRMNATTAMPPMMANTSPAPQAPAQSPPPPPPQPSPPPQPPPPAPTSPAPPPALHPAVSTPQGIRAPQLVPQGPPPSQGFLPHQQGFIPQGYPSYNPAFHPSQQALYFPQNYPFGVSRFRQLPFGPAPPLGAQAGPQGAPRVPVNFPFNFQNGIFQGIPQRASFLPQPGTPGSASQPQPASPQQAPPSDSGPSQNQIPPSGGGSQEQAPPSGPGPSGPGGDASQGPSQDTQQRQDAGPTAPESQSPSAPGGENQQELPPDSSSPEPPPSQPPSGGDGSQQDFQFGPGPSDFPPTQASGGDGSQGQFPNFSFDPQQGASPPNPQDPAPEQQGPPPNFSSQPLDPNLQQQFDPQLQQQLSSNGLSADPPQNFAPSNGSPQPGQPDNRFFDLRQFAGADNSVFDFPQQGSPPNADQQQQQQQQQQTQPSFPNNFQNGLFTPSGQEQSPSSVSDPRLDFGFRGQQQFDFSSPFQDSGNFQRNFFQQNLF from the exons atgtacttttttaaatacGGGCTACTTGTCTTGACATTGGTAACATGGTTCGCAAAATCATCTTCATTCGATTACGATTACGAAGATGAGCATGGTGATCGTGAAAAACGAACGTTAATTTTGGGagttatattcaaaaatttactaCTGCAACAGGCTTTGGCTAGAAATAATATGAGAATGAACGCTACAACAGCTATGCCACCTATGATGGCAAATACTTCACCAGCACCCCAAGCTCCTGCGCAATCGCCACCACCACCTCCACCCCAACCATCACCACCGCCACAACCTCCACCACCTGCTCCAACTTCTCCCGCCCCACCACCAGCACTCCATCCAGCAGTATCTACGCCTCAAGGAATTCGAGCTCCTCAATTAGTACCCCAAGGACCTCCTCCTTCGCAAGGATTTCTACCACATCAACAAGGCTTTATTCCTCAAGGATATCCATCATATAACCCAGCGTTTCATCCATCTCAGCAGGCATTATATTTCCCACAAAACTATCCATTTGGAGTTTCACGATTCCGCCAATTGCCCTTCGGACCAGCTCCTCCATTGGGAGCGCAGGCTGGACCCCAAGGTGCTCCAAGAGTTCCTGTTAATTTTCCATTCAACTTTCAAAATGGAATATTTCAAGGCATACCACAGAGGGCATCATTCCTACCACAGCCTGGAACGCCAGGGTCAGCATCTCAGCCGCAGCCCGCATCGCCACAGCAGGCCCCACCTTCTGATTCAGGGCCATCACAAAACCAAATACCACCTTCTGGAGGTGGTTCACAAGAACAGGCGCCACCTTCAGGTCCTGGACCATCCGGCCCAGGAGGAGATGCTTCACAAGGACCTTCCCAAGATACTCAGCAAAGACAGGATGCAGGACCAACAGCACCTGAAAGTCAGAGCCCATCAGCTCCGGGAGGTGAAAATCAACAAGAATTGCCACCAGACTCCTCGAGTCCTGAACCTCCGCCATCGCAGCCACCTTCAGGAGGAGATGGTTCACAACAAGACTTCCAATTTGGGCCAGGGCCATCAGACTTTCCGCCAACACAAGCTTCAGGAGGAGACGGATCGCAAGGacaatttccaaatttctcGTTTGATCCACAACAAGGCGCAAGTCCTCCCAATCCACAAGATCCAGCACCAGAACAACAAGGACCACCACCAAACTTCTCAAGCCAACCATTGGATCCcaatttacaacaacaattcgACCCGCAGTTGCAGCAACAATTATCTAGCAATGGACTCTCTGCAGATCCTCCGCAAAACTTTGCACCGTCTAATGGATCCCCACAACCTGGACAACCTGATAATAGGTTTTTCGATTTGCGGCAGTTTGCTGGGGCCGACAATAGTGTCTTTGATTTTCCTCAACAAG GATCTCCACCAAATGCTgatcagcaacaacaacaacaacagcaacaacaaactCAACCATCCTTCCCAAACAACTTTCAAAATGGACTTTTTACACCAAGTGGCCAAGAACAATCGCCCTCATCAGTCAGCGATCCAAGATTGGATTTCGGTTTTAGAGGGCAACAACAGTTTGATTTCTCATCACCATTTCAAGATTCCGGTAATTTTCAAAGGAATTtctttcaacaaaatttattttaa
- the LOC129918808 gene encoding basic salivary proline-rich protein 1-like isoform X1, with translation MYFFKYGLLVLTLVTWFAKSSSFDYDYEDEHGDREKRTLILGVIFKNLLLQQALARNNMRMNATTAMPPMMANTSPAPQAPAQSPPPPPPQPSPPPQPPPPAPTSPAPPPALHPAVSTPQGIRAPQLVPQGPPPSQGFLPHQQGFIPQGYPSYNPAFHPSQQALYFPQNYPFGVSRFRQLPFGPAPPLGAQAGPQGAPRVPVNFPFNFQNGIFQGIPQRASFLPQPGTPGSASQPQPASPQQAPPSDSGPSQNQIPPSGGGSQEQAPPSGPGPSGPGGDASQGPSQDTQQRQDAGPTAPESQSPSAPGGENQQELPPDSSSPEPPPSQPPSGGDGSQQDFQFGPGPSDFPPTQASGGDGSQGQFPNFSFDPQQGASPPNPQDPAPEQQGPPPNFSSQPLDPNLQQQFDPQLQQQLSSNGLSADPPQNFAPSNGSPQPGQPDNRFFDLRQFAGADNSVFDFPQQGGSPPNADQQQQQQQQQQTQPSFPNNFQNGLFTPSGQEQSPSSVSDPRLDFGFRGQQQFDFSSPFQDSGNFQRNFFQQNLF, from the exons atgtacttttttaaatacGGGCTACTTGTCTTGACATTGGTAACATGGTTCGCAAAATCATCTTCATTCGATTACGATTACGAAGATGAGCATGGTGATCGTGAAAAACGAACGTTAATTTTGGGagttatattcaaaaatttactaCTGCAACAGGCTTTGGCTAGAAATAATATGAGAATGAACGCTACAACAGCTATGCCACCTATGATGGCAAATACTTCACCAGCACCCCAAGCTCCTGCGCAATCGCCACCACCACCTCCACCCCAACCATCACCACCGCCACAACCTCCACCACCTGCTCCAACTTCTCCCGCCCCACCACCAGCACTCCATCCAGCAGTATCTACGCCTCAAGGAATTCGAGCTCCTCAATTAGTACCCCAAGGACCTCCTCCTTCGCAAGGATTTCTACCACATCAACAAGGCTTTATTCCTCAAGGATATCCATCATATAACCCAGCGTTTCATCCATCTCAGCAGGCATTATATTTCCCACAAAACTATCCATTTGGAGTTTCACGATTCCGCCAATTGCCCTTCGGACCAGCTCCTCCATTGGGAGCGCAGGCTGGACCCCAAGGTGCTCCAAGAGTTCCTGTTAATTTTCCATTCAACTTTCAAAATGGAATATTTCAAGGCATACCACAGAGGGCATCATTCCTACCACAGCCTGGAACGCCAGGGTCAGCATCTCAGCCGCAGCCCGCATCGCCACAGCAGGCCCCACCTTCTGATTCAGGGCCATCACAAAACCAAATACCACCTTCTGGAGGTGGTTCACAAGAACAGGCGCCACCTTCAGGTCCTGGACCATCCGGCCCAGGAGGAGATGCTTCACAAGGACCTTCCCAAGATACTCAGCAAAGACAGGATGCAGGACCAACAGCACCTGAAAGTCAGAGCCCATCAGCTCCGGGAGGTGAAAATCAACAAGAATTGCCACCAGACTCCTCGAGTCCTGAACCTCCGCCATCGCAGCCACCTTCAGGAGGAGATGGTTCACAACAAGACTTCCAATTTGGGCCAGGGCCATCAGACTTTCCGCCAACACAAGCTTCAGGAGGAGACGGATCGCAAGGacaatttccaaatttctcGTTTGATCCACAACAAGGCGCAAGTCCTCCCAATCCACAAGATCCAGCACCAGAACAACAAGGACCACCACCAAACTTCTCAAGCCAACCATTGGATCCcaatttacaacaacaattcgACCCGCAGTTGCAGCAACAATTATCTAGCAATGGACTCTCTGCAGATCCTCCGCAAAACTTTGCACCGTCTAATGGATCCCCACAACCTGGACAACCTGATAATAGGTTTTTCGATTTGCGGCAGTTTGCTGGGGCCGACAATAGTGTCTTTGATTTTCCTCAACAAGGTG GATCTCCACCAAATGCTgatcagcaacaacaacaacaacagcaacaacaaactCAACCATCCTTCCCAAACAACTTTCAAAATGGACTTTTTACACCAAGTGGCCAAGAACAATCGCCCTCATCAGTCAGCGATCCAAGATTGGATTTCGGTTTTAGAGGGCAACAACAGTTTGATTTCTCATCACCATTTCAAGATTCCGGTAATTTTCAAAGGAATTtctttcaacaaaatttattttaa
- the LOC129918813 gene encoding mitochondrial 2-oxodicarboxylate carrier translates to MTDPHKEIPPLKRAALQVVAGGSAGFVEVCIMQPLDVVKTRMQLQNTKTLSKNQYTGVFDCFGKMYKNEGLLSFWKGILPPVLAETPKRAIKFVCFEQCKPLFLFGSPTPTPLTFSLAGLTAGLIEAIAVNPFEVVKVAQQADHSRMKEAPGTWAVTKEIIKKDGFGFRGLNKGVTATMGRNGTFNMIYFGFYHSVRDYVPAYEDQTKEFLRKVAIGFTSGTIACFVNIPFDVAKSRIQGPQPQPGVIKYKSTFGSILTVYKEEGFRALYKGIVPKIMRLGPGGAIMLLVFEYAYEFLQDNYA, encoded by the exons atgACAGATCCTCATAAAGAAATTCCGCCCTTGAAACGAGCTGCCCTGCAGGTGGTAGCCGGTGGATCGGCAGGATTTGTTGAAGTTTGCATCATGCAACCACTGGATGTGGTGAAAACACGAATGCAGTTGCAAAACACCAAAACATTGTCCAAG aaccagTACACTGGCGTTTTTGACTGTTTtggaaaaatgtacaaaaatgaAGGACTGTTATCTTTTTGGAAAGGTATCCTTCCACCTGTCTTAGCCGAAACACCCAAAAGAGCaattaaatttgtttgcttTGAGCAATGTAAGCCACTGTTTTTGTTCGGATCACCAACGCCAACACCATtg acATTTTCGTTAGCGGGTCTTACAGCTGGTCTTATCGAAGCTATAGCTGTTAATCCATTTGAAGTTGTAAAAGTTGCTCAGCAAGCCGATCACTCACGAATGAAGGAAGCCCCCGGCACTTGGGCTGTTACCAAAGAAATCATCAAAAAAGACGGCTTTGGTTTTCGTGGTCTAAACAAAGGTGTAACTGCCACCATGGGTCGCAATGGTACATTCAATATGATTTATTTCGGATTCTATCACAGTGTGAGAGACTATGTTCCTGCTTATGAAGATCAAACCAAAGAATTCCTTAGGAAAGTTGCAATTGGATTTACTTCCGGAACAATAGCCTGTTTTGTGAATATACCTTTTGATGTGGCAAAGAGTCGAATTCAAGGTCCACAACCGCAACCGGGTGTTATCAAATACAAGTCAACATTTGGATCTATTCTAACGGTGTATAAGGAGGAGGGATTTAGAGCTTTGTACAAGGGTATTGTGCCAAAGATAATGCGATTGGGTCCGGGTGGGGCAATAATGTTATTAGTTTTCGAATATGCCTATGAGTTTTTGCAAGACAACTATGCatag